The following are encoded in a window of Ignicoccus islandicus DSM 13165 genomic DNA:
- a CDS encoding RAMP superfamily CRISPR-associated protein, protein MSDKALVLASALSHVHVGVGRSEGIVDLPVIRDGTGVFFLPASSLKGSMKTALACCNKLWK, encoded by the coding sequence TTGAGCGACAAAGCCTTGGTTCTAGCTTCAGCCCTTTCCCACGTTCACGTAGGGGTAGGCAGGAGCGAGGGAATAGTGGACCTCCCCGTAATAAGGGACGGAACGGGGGTGTTCTTCCTACCCGCCTCCTCCCTAAAGGGTTCTATGAAGACGGCCTTGGCTTGTTGCAATAAGTTATGGAAGTGA
- a CDS encoding YfcE family phosphodiesterase translates to MKVLILSDAHIPDREKEIPKDLREVIESNAPYDLVIYAGDLTGEEVLSYLKTLGDEVRAVRGNMDYLPLPEKITLELDGKKVLVLHGHQVRPRGNLKALSEIARREGAEVIIHGHLHVPLIDRVEGIVHLNPGSVTGSWGGYTLGGTPSFMELQLPSWRLKLYQLKGKELQVYEKVLTK, encoded by the coding sequence ATGAAGGTACTAATACTTTCCGATGCCCATATTCCGGATAGAGAAAAGGAGATACCCAAGGACCTGAGAGAAGTAATTGAAAGCAATGCGCCTTACGACCTCGTAATTTACGCTGGGGACTTAACTGGCGAAGAGGTATTGAGCTACTTGAAGACCCTTGGCGACGAAGTTCGCGCAGTAAGGGGGAACATGGATTACCTACCGCTTCCGGAAAAGATCACATTGGAATTGGATGGGAAGAAGGTTTTGGTGCTTCACGGTCACCAAGTCAGGCCCAGAGGCAATCTGAAGGCACTCAGCGAAATTGCTAGGAGGGAAGGTGCGGAAGTTATAATACACGGCCACCTCCACGTTCCTTTAATTGATAGGGTTGAGGGGATCGTTCACTTGAATCCGGGAAGCGTAACGGGAAGCTGGGGCGGTTACACCCTAGGCGGCACCCCTAGCTTTATGGAGTTACAGCTCCCATCTTGGAGATTGAAGTTATATCAGCTTAAGGGTAAGGAACTTCAAGTCTATGAGAAAGTTTTAACTAAATGA
- the cas7a gene encoding type I-A CRISPR-associated protein Cas7/Csa2 — translation MSYVGISLSARILLNADALNMAESVGNVTRHRRAPVVIKTKDGLQVLYVPAISGESIAHAYQVHLAEVAKRYGLPVCKCCEKGIFVKSTDENALNNCGIQIPQSLQQPGKKGTKKSKESGGIKKSELEKVIIQQCVVEDVGGFLNSDNTVKRTSRFRVGYMLPTLDSLKAGAVGTEPELHVRYAGAEQSGGQMLYYVEIGSALYNLNFSLDVSNIGVLSSDNTEYGEEVDSLEAPERFKRAEAALKALQNLMGSMLWGAKRTRFNPQWEVMSLVVAVTDVPFEVSPGNEPSYLFETVERLQILSNNSKVYYFDKEGLKKPQEAKIEVIETNSYLEAIAKASEEALARLGESLKLK, via the coding sequence ATGAGTTACGTTGGTATAAGTCTCTCCGCTAGGATACTCTTAAATGCAGATGCATTGAATATGGCCGAAAGCGTAGGTAACGTAACTAGGCATAGGAGAGCACCAGTTGTCATAAAAACAAAGGACGGTCTCCAAGTCTTGTACGTACCGGCAATAAGCGGCGAGAGCATAGCTCACGCTTACCAAGTCCACCTAGCTGAAGTAGCTAAGAGATACGGCTTACCCGTTTGCAAATGTTGTGAGAAGGGAATATTCGTTAAAAGTACCGATGAGAACGCATTGAACAATTGTGGTATACAAATCCCCCAATCCCTTCAACAGCCAGGTAAGAAAGGTACTAAAAAGAGCAAGGAAAGTGGAGGAATTAAAAAGAGCGAGCTAGAGAAAGTCATTATTCAACAATGCGTAGTAGAGGACGTCGGTGGATTCCTTAATTCGGATAACACAGTTAAGAGAACGTCTAGATTCAGAGTAGGGTATATGCTACCTACATTAGACTCCTTAAAGGCTGGCGCTGTAGGAACGGAACCTGAACTACACGTAAGGTACGCTGGCGCAGAGCAATCGGGGGGCCAAATGCTCTATTACGTTGAAATAGGTAGCGCGCTCTACAACCTGAACTTCTCTTTGGACGTAAGCAACATAGGCGTTCTCAGTTCAGATAACACTGAATACGGTGAGGAGGTGGATTCCCTCGAAGCCCCCGAGAGGTTCAAGAGAGCGGAAGCGGCCCTCAAAGCTCTACAGAACCTAATGGGCTCAATGTTATGGGGAGCTAAGAGGACTAGGTTCAACCCGCAATGGGAAGTAATGAGCTTAGTAGTAGCCGTTACGGACGTGCCTTTCGAAGTAAGCCCCGGAAACGAGCCCTCCTACTTGTTCGAAACAGTGGAGAGGCTTCAAATACTGAGCAACAATTCGAAGGTGTACTACTTCGACAAGGAGGGACTCAAGAAGCCGCAAGAGGCGAAGATAGAGGTCATAGAAACGAACAGCTACTTAGAAGCAATAGCGAAGGCCTCCGAGGAGGCACTCGCTCGCTTGGGCGAGAGCCTCAAGCTCAAGTGA
- a CDS encoding DUF84 family protein: protein MKVAVGSLNEVKLNAVSKALQEMGIDAIVIPVDVESGVHEIPLNDEIFEGARNRALSAKKRVPADLYIGLESGLVKMYGKTFMVSVAAVLKGESIHYGLSPGFEIPERWAVKIERDRSSFFEFMEEKGGRDLGKRGGLVSVLTSNVITRTEFCKLAVIMAVSKALNEKW from the coding sequence ATGAAGGTGGCAGTAGGGAGCTTGAACGAAGTTAAGTTAAACGCAGTATCGAAGGCCCTTCAGGAAATGGGAATAGACGCTATAGTGATTCCCGTAGACGTTGAAAGCGGGGTACACGAAATACCTTTAAACGATGAAATCTTCGAGGGCGCGCGTAACAGGGCACTGAGCGCTAAGAAGCGAGTTCCCGCCGACTTATATATCGGATTGGAATCTGGCCTAGTCAAGATGTACGGTAAGACGTTCATGGTAAGCGTCGCTGCTGTATTGAAGGGAGAATCGATTCATTACGGGCTCTCACCGGGTTTCGAAATACCCGAAAGGTGGGCCGTAAAGATAGAGAGGGATAGGAGCTCCTTCTTCGAATTCATGGAGGAAAAGGGCGGTAGGGACTTAGGTAAGAGGGGCGGTCTGGTCAGCGTACTGACTTCAAATGTGATAACTAGGACGGAGTTCTGCAAGTTGGCCGTAATAATGGCTGTGTCCAAGGCATTGAACGAGAAGTGGTGA
- a CDS encoding THUMP domain-containing protein, with amino-acid sequence MKVTLVAYSEIALKGKKRGQMESLLRNQVAKFLHRRGFRAKVELEYGRILVRGEAPKDLRRMPGVHHLIYALVLPKLPPTELVEEVSSLYPKLDQFAVRVRRADKAYPMKSNELAALIGSKIEGNVNLSSPKVTLYVEIRNEVYVYTSRDVVEGVGGLPYGSEGTAYVDVTGEEGLLAAALMARRGVEVVLREPMDGVEELARALPKPLVISRDKFEPIVGVSKGTIIVTRPCVLRKTLEKVRLLLNRHVSWRICGV; translated from the coding sequence GTGAAGGTCACCTTAGTAGCATATTCCGAGATAGCCCTCAAAGGTAAGAAGCGAGGTCAGATGGAGTCCTTACTTCGGAACCAAGTAGCCAAGTTTCTCCATAGGAGGGGGTTCAGGGCGAAGGTAGAACTTGAATACGGAAGGATCCTAGTTCGAGGCGAGGCCCCTAAGGACTTAAGGAGGATGCCCGGAGTACACCACTTAATATATGCTCTTGTACTACCAAAGTTACCGCCTACGGAGCTGGTCGAAGAGGTCTCGAGCTTATATCCCAAGCTAGACCAATTCGCCGTAAGGGTGAGGAGGGCCGATAAGGCCTATCCAATGAAAAGCAACGAGTTGGCTGCCCTAATTGGTTCTAAAATAGAAGGAAACGTGAACCTAAGCTCTCCCAAAGTAACGCTTTACGTTGAAATAAGGAACGAAGTATACGTTTACACCTCAAGAGACGTGGTTGAAGGCGTTGGAGGCCTTCCTTACGGTTCCGAGGGAACGGCTTACGTTGATGTAACAGGAGAAGAGGGCTTGTTGGCGGCCGCTTTAATGGCTAGGAGGGGCGTGGAAGTAGTGCTTAGGGAGCCAATGGATGGCGTTGAGGAACTAGCCCGAGCTCTACCCAAGCCATTGGTAATTTCGAGAGACAAGTTCGAACCAATAGTCGGGGTTTCCAAGGGAACTATTATAGTTACGAGACCGTGCGTATTGAGAAAAACGTTAGAAAAAGTTAGACTGTTACTAAATAGGCACGTCTCGTGGAGAATTTGCGGCGTCTGA
- a CDS encoding DUF72 domain-containing protein → MYYSGNTDLMIYYGTCGFPKSKRVLREYINAVEIQQTFYNPPPLETLEKWRRELGDEINVHLKAWQLVSHPPTSPTYRRAKIVIPKDKLDRYGLLKLTEEVKEAWLKTVEAARAVKGDVIVVQTPPSFGYSKENLERAKNFFRWALTTWKRIGWEPRGTWVGRPEVREIVDMGIIHIVDPFKQWPPYYEDIIYLRLHGKGSYRYEYSEEELKDLIERIMETNASEVHVMFNNVYMMRDVVKFKRLLEERFKA, encoded by the coding sequence TTGTATTACTCTGGGAATACTGACTTGATGATATACTACGGTACGTGCGGTTTCCCCAAGTCCAAGCGAGTCTTGAGGGAGTACATCAATGCGGTTGAAATACAACAAACCTTCTACAACCCTCCCCCATTAGAGACGCTTGAGAAGTGGAGGAGGGAGCTCGGCGATGAAATCAATGTTCACCTAAAGGCTTGGCAGCTGGTATCTCACCCACCTACCTCCCCGACGTATAGGAGGGCTAAGATCGTAATACCTAAGGACAAGTTAGATAGGTATGGTTTATTGAAGCTCACCGAGGAGGTAAAGGAAGCTTGGTTAAAGACAGTTGAAGCAGCTCGGGCAGTTAAAGGCGACGTGATAGTCGTCCAGACTCCACCAAGCTTCGGATACAGTAAAGAGAACTTGGAGAGGGCCAAGAACTTCTTTCGCTGGGCCCTAACTACGTGGAAGAGGATTGGATGGGAACCTCGCGGTACGTGGGTGGGAAGACCGGAAGTTCGAGAGATAGTAGACATGGGAATCATCCATATTGTAGATCCATTTAAGCAATGGCCTCCTTACTACGAAGACATCATTTACTTGCGTCTCCACGGGAAAGGTAGTTATAGATACGAATATAGCGAGGAGGAGCTTAAGGATTTAATTGAGAGAATAATGGAGACTAACGCTAGCGAAGTTCACGTTATGTTCAATAACGTATATATGATGAGAGACGTAGTAAAGTTCAAGAGGCTGCTGGAAGAACGCTTCAAGGCCTAG
- a CDS encoding glucose-6-phosphate isomerase family protein, with the protein MAHVIHFRGHKLILHEDIAVTPLGVVKGKPRRIEELLPVMMKPSRSEGIAYWMYRKAIPAEIGGVRGDVTLVYPGELPSGELIKTHGHYHPESPWGERWPELYGILRGKALFVLQDLKGERVRLVEVEEGDLIMVPPGYGHVMVNVGEEELVTFNYVSELFSSEYGPYKERRGAAVYVVRKGEEIEVVPNPRYEVKEVLLCKPMGIHLKEPTISHSFKPHLTEWLKCEEVKVPLSL; encoded by the coding sequence TTGGCTCACGTTATTCACTTCAGGGGTCATAAACTTATTCTCCATGAAGATATTGCTGTGACGCCTCTCGGAGTGGTTAAGGGGAAGCCTAGAAGAATAGAGGAGCTCCTACCAGTAATGATGAAACCGTCTCGGAGCGAAGGGATCGCTTACTGGATGTATAGAAAGGCTATACCAGCGGAAATAGGTGGAGTTAGGGGAGACGTGACCTTGGTTTACCCAGGGGAGCTGCCTTCCGGGGAGCTGATCAAAACTCACGGTCATTACCACCCGGAGAGCCCTTGGGGGGAGAGGTGGCCCGAGCTCTACGGAATACTTCGCGGAAAGGCATTGTTCGTCCTCCAAGACTTGAAGGGCGAAAGGGTTAGGTTAGTAGAGGTTGAGGAAGGAGACTTGATAATGGTTCCCCCGGGCTACGGACACGTAATGGTTAACGTGGGGGAAGAGGAGCTCGTAACCTTCAATTACGTTAGTGAACTGTTTAGTTCCGAATACGGACCCTACAAGGAGAGGAGGGGAGCAGCTGTATACGTAGTTAGGAAGGGGGAGGAAATAGAGGTCGTTCCTAATCCGAGGTACGAGGTGAAGGAGGTACTGTTGTGCAAGCCAATGGGAATACACCTAAAGGAACCCACTATATCTCATTCATTTAAACCGCACCTAACTGAGTGGTTGAAATGCGAGGAAGTGAAGGTGCCCTTGAGCTTGTAA
- the moaC gene encoding cyclic pyranopterin monophosphate synthase MoaC: MVDITGKEVVYREAIAEGIIRLKKETLDRIYEGEIEKGNVFEITKAVAINAAKATPSLLPFCHPIRITYVGVKYERLDENRLKVRVKVKATEKTGVEMEALTAVSTALLNIWDMVKKYEKDLEGQYPETWIERIEVVQKVKK; the protein is encoded by the coding sequence ATGGTTGACATTACCGGAAAGGAAGTTGTTTATAGGGAAGCGATAGCGGAAGGAATTATAAGGCTCAAGAAAGAGACACTGGATAGAATATATGAAGGCGAAATAGAAAAGGGGAACGTTTTCGAGATAACTAAGGCAGTAGCGATAAACGCGGCTAAGGCCACTCCGTCCCTCTTGCCCTTCTGTCACCCAATTAGGATAACATACGTTGGTGTTAAGTATGAGAGATTGGATGAGAATAGACTAAAGGTTAGAGTTAAGGTCAAGGCAACGGAAAAGACCGGCGTTGAAATGGAAGCGTTAACTGCCGTAAGCACTGCTCTTCTCAATATTTGGGATATGGTTAAAAAATACGAGAAGGATCTAGAGGGACAGTACCCTGAAACGTGGATAGAGAGAATTGAAGTAGTACAAAAGGTAAAGAAGTAA